A genomic segment from Aspergillus puulaauensis MK2 DNA, chromosome 1, nearly complete sequence encodes:
- a CDS encoding putative DNA repair protein rad9 (COG:D,L;~EggNog:ENOG410PHQ5;~InterPro:IPR026584,IPR007268;~PFAM:PF04139;~SECRETED:SignalP(1-19);~go_component: GO:0030896 - checkpoint clamp complex [Evidence IEA];~go_process: GO:0000077 - DNA damage checkpoint [Evidence IEA];~go_process: GO:0006281 - DNA repair [Evidence IEA]), with protein MTTLSLCLLPGALSRFQDALVCLAKNGETVGIEAEYDLLRLSSLNSSKTAYSSFVFDPEKFFENYEFSVSSRSSNTRKFSCQVYLKALLSVFPGRNNRRDKDTAVERCEIEVREHPDETECRIVIRMICGLGVIKSYKLTYESTSIHHAVFDRSQAINEWSIDPLFLKEITTHFSPSAEQLDIYAENNKVIFTSFTTKITDGNDTLRQPVHTSVAIDKTDFEHFLADDGVHVAISLKDFKAVISHAETSRVMITARYARPCRPLQLAYNFEGIRTEFTLMTTGEAGPEDLPSSSRPVPQLSARQTPAPIQVSQPSNPANARQIAPPRNRPIRPLTGTSSRGTAESTQATTQPQPSTKFDSLFVPADDDRQWDVPEDEEPEAEDMLGWDATADPDNPESLGPLLRDSEPALRDHDQMDLSHQDDMGIPPTQRMSQLHGLGLFD; from the exons ATGACCACTTTATCTCTGTGCCTCCTCCCAGGAGCATTATCTCGATTCCAGGATGCTCTAGTATGCCTGGCAAAAAATGGTGAAACAGTGGGCATTGAGGCCGAGTATGATCTG CTTCGCCTGAGTTCGCTCAACTCAAGCAAGACGGCATATTCGTCCTTTGTATTTGATCCCGAGAAATTCTTTGAGAATTACGAGTTTTCAGTCAGCTCCCGGTCATCAAATACCAGAAAGTTCAGCTGTCAAGTATACTTGAAG GCTCTGCTCTCGGTATTTCCTGGAAGAAACAATCGGCGGGATAAAGATACCGCGGTTGAGCGTTGCGAGATTGAGGTCCGTGAGCATCCAGACGAGACGGAGTGCCGGATTGTCATTCGGATGATATGTGGTCTTG GCGTGATCAAATCCTACAAGCTGACATACGAGTCCACCTCGATTCATCACGCTGTTTTCGACCGGTCACAAGCGATTAATGAATGGAGTATCGACCCGTTATTCCTGAAAGAGATCACAACCCATTTCAGCCCATCGGCCGAACAGCTAGACATCTATGCGGAAAACAACAAGGTGATCTTCACTAGCTTCACTACCAAGATTACCGACGGGAATG ACACACTTAGACAGCCGGTGCACACATCGGTCGCCATCGACAAGACGGACTTTGAACATTTCCTAGCCGATGATGGAGTCCACGTCGCTATTAGCCTGAAGGATTTCAAGGCAGTGATATCCCACGCCGAAACTTCCAGGGTCATGATCACCGCCCGATACGCCCGTCCTTGCCGACCCTTACAGCTTGCCTACAATTTCGAGGGCATTCGAACAGAGTTCACCTTAATGACAACAGGCGAAGCAGGCCCGGAGGACCTACCGAGTTCCTCTAGGCCTGTACCGCAACTGTCGGCCAGACAAACGCCCGCACCCATACAAGTTAGTCAACCAAGTAACCCAGCAAACGCCAGACAGATAGCTCCTCCTCGTAACAGGCCCATTCGTCCTCTCACCGGGACATCCTCCCGAGGTACAGCAGAGAGTACACAGGCCACAACACAGCCGCAGCCGTCGACCAAGTTTGATAGTCTTTTTGTGCCGGCGGACGACGATAGACAATGGGACGTgcccgaggacgaggaaccCGAGGCTGAGGATATGCTCGGTTGGGACGCGACTGCAGACCCG GATAACCCCGAGAGTTTGGGGCCGCTTTTGCGGGATAGTGAACCCGCTCTAAGAGATCACGACCAGATGGACCTGAGCCATCAAGACGACATGGGGATTCCTCCAACACAACGCATGTCACAG CTCCACGGACTCGGGCTCTTCGACTGA